CTGTTCTTAGAGCTGGAATTATTGTGGGTTCTGGAAGTTCTTCTTTTGAAATTATACGGGATTTATGTGAGAAATTACCCTTTATGATTACTCCAAAATGGGTACTTACAAAAACACAACCTATCGCCATCAGAGATGTAATTTCTTATTTAACGGGGGTAATTGGACATACAGAAACATATAACGATTCTTTCGATATTGCTGGTCCCAATATATTAACATACAAAGAAATGCTGCATCAATATGCAACAGCCCGTGGTTTTAAAAACTGGATTGTAACAGTACCTATCATGACCCCTAAACTATCTTCTTATTGGTTATATTTTGTCACTTCTACGTCATATAAGCTTGCCATAAACCTTGTGGACAGTATGAAAATGGAGGTTGTCGCTAAAGATCAACGCTTACAAGACATCCTGCACATAACCCCATTCTCTTATCGTGAGGCTATTGATATGGCATTCAAAAAAATTGAACAAAATTTAGTAGTGAGTAGTTGGAAAGATAGTATGGTGAGTGGCCGTTTTAGAAAGAATTTAGAAAAATACATTCAGGTACCTAAATATGGCGTGCTTACAGATAAAAAATCAATGAAAATTGATAATCCTGAATTAGCACTTCAAAACATTTGGAAAATAGGTGGAGAAACAGGCTGGTATTACGCAAATTGGTTGTGGAAAACAAGAGGTTTCATGGACAAACTTTCTGGTGGCGTAGGACTAAGACGCGGAAGAACACATCCAGACAGGATTTATACGGGTGACGCCCTTGATTTCTGGCGTGTGTTGCTAGCTGATAAAAAGAATAAACGTTTGCTCCTATTTGCTGAAATGCGCTTACCAGGTGAGGCTTGGTTAGAATTCGAAATTGACCAAAATAATGTATTACATCAAACAGCTACTTTTAGACCTCGTGGACTTCGAGGTAGGCTCTATTGGTATAGTGTTTTACCCTTTCACTTTTTTATTTTTGGAGGAATGCTTCGAGGAATAGCCACAAAAAAATAATAGCACATTTGAAATTGAAAGCACTTTTTAAAAATTCATTACTAATAGTATCTGTTGGTATTCTCTTAATTTTATCTTTAGTAGCTTTTTTTACTACGGAAGCGACTTACGCTATTATTAGTGACTTATCCCTTTGGGTGCGCACCTATTTTGGCTACTTCTACTTATATTTAGGGTTAGCCTGCGTGCTATTTTTACTTGTAATAGCATTTTCTCCTATAGGTAAATTAAAGTTAGGCAAAACAAACTCAAAGCCTGAGTATTCTTTATGGTCTTGGGTTGCTATGTTGTATAGCGCAGGAATGGGGGCTGGTATACTATTGAGAGCAGTACAGGAACCAATTTACATGCAACAGAATCCGCCTTTTTCCTCGGATTTAGCACCAGAAATTCTCGCCTTAGAATTTACGTTTTACCAATGGGGTTTTACAGCGTGGGCCTTTTATGGGTTATTTGCTATGGTTATTGCTCACACGTTATTTGTTCGAAAGAAAAAAATTTTAATCAGTGAAACCGTTTCTAATACACTACCCAACAAGCGCCTATTATACGGCATTGATGTTCTTACCATACTCACTACAATATTTGGATTAATAGCTGCAATTGGCTTGGGCACCACACAAATAAAGGGCGGCATTAATCATGTATTTAAAGGCGAATTTAGTTTAGGCTTAACAATAGCTCTCACTACTATAATTTTAATTGTAGCAGCTTATAGTGCTTGGATGGGAGTAAATAAAGGCATAAAAATTATATCGAAACTGAATATATTAATTGCATTAAGCCTGCTCTTATTTACGTTTATATTTAGTGACATTCAATTAATCACGACTAATTTTTTGAAGGCTACCTATTACTACATTGTAGATTTCATTCCTATGAGTTTGGCCTATGGGAGCTACAATCCAGGAATGGATTTCTTATCTGATTGGACATTTTATTATTGGGCTTTTTGGCTTGCATGGGCACCATTTACAGGGATATTCATTGCAAGAATATCTAAAGGAAGAACGCTAAAACAGCTATTATTAGGCGTATTGATTATACCAACTCTAGGAACATTTTTCTGGTTCTCTGTATTCGGTACTTCAGCCTACCAGCTCGTAGAAGTTTGGGGGAGTTACCATAATGAATTCGGAAATGTGTTTTCGTCTATTTTCGTATTCTTTGAGCACTATCCGATGGCTTTTGTTTTGAATTTAGTAACGCTCTTTCTATTGGCTAGCTTTTTAGTTACCTCTGTAGATTCAGCTATTTTTGTTCTAAGCATGTTTACAGATAGTGGCAAAAAGAACCCGAGTAAAAAACACAGAATGTTATGGTCTGTAATTATTCTGATTGCCACTGTAGCTTTATTAGTATTAGGTGATGTAAAACCTGAAATAGATGTCTTAACTACAGTTCAAAAACTACTAATAATAACCTCATTACCATTTGCATTTTTCAGCATATTCATGGCTTGGGTATTTATAAAAGATGTTTTGAAAAAAAAGTGATCTTTATTTTTTAGGTAAAAATACCTCTGCCATCATACAGCGTGCACTACCACCTCCACAAGTTTCAATCGTATCTAATGAACTATGTATAATTTCACAATGTACAGCAATAGCTTTTAGTTGATCAGGAGTTAAACTAGCATATGCGGCAGAACTCATTACTAAATAGCGCTTATCATCTGCTCCCAAAACCTGCAGCATATTTCCTGCAAATTGATGCATCTGCTTTTCGGTAATTCTAATGATTTCTTTTCCATCATTATGCAAATGATCTAAAACAATTTTGCGCTCTTTTTTATCATCAATAGTATCTGTACAAATAATAGCAAATGTTTCTGCTAATGCCATCATTACGTTAGTATGGTAAATTGGCATACGTTTCCCATCTACGGTTTGGTTTGCCGTAAAAATTACTGGGAAATAATCAAAATCTTCACAGAATTCAATAAACAATTCCTCATCTGCTCTGTCTGACAATGCACAATAGGCTTTTTTATTTAATCTATCTAAACATATGCTTCCTGTTCCTTCTAAAAAGAAATCATCCTCTTCGGCTGAAGTAAAATCAACAACATCTTTTATTTCAAAACCTTCTTCTTCTAAAATATCTAATATATCTTCACGACGCTCATTTCTTCTATTTTCAGCAAACATTGGATACAAACCAACAATACCTTCTTTATGGAAAGACACCCAATTGTTTGGGAAAATAGAATCTGGAGTATCCGGACTTAGCGTATCATCAACAACAATTACATGTACTCCTTTTTCTTTTAGCACAGTTACAAAAGCATCAAATTCTACTTGTGCTTTTTTATTAATTTCAACATTTTTAAGATCAAGATCTTCTTGAAAAAAATTATTTACAGCCGTCTGTTCGTTCATACGAAAAGCAACTGGTCTTATCATTAAAATAGTATTGGTAACTTGCATAAAACTGCTTTATTTTTTTTGAGTAAAATTATACTTTTATATCAATTCGTTATTAACTTCCAGAGAATTTTACGCTCTAATTAACGGCATTGTACTACAGCGCAACAAACCTTCTTGTTTAGAAATTTCAGCATAAGGAATTTCCTCTACCACAAAACCTTTTACCCTTAACCAAGTATTCAAACGCGTGAAACTTTTTTCTGAAACTACTACTTCTTGAGAAATTGAAAAAACATTACTAAACATCGTATACATTTCATCACTTGTTATTTCAAAAACGTTTTCTTTTCCAAAATAAGCTACCAACCACTGGTACTCTTCTTCAACTAGAAAACCATTTTTATGTAAGATGGCTTTATTATTTCCAATAGGCTGAAAACAACAATCTAAATGCAATGCATTTTCACGTGCATTGGTTGATTTTCTAAGCTCAAAGGATTTAATCTTTTTATTTGGAAAAAAACTTTTAATATACTCCACCGCAATTTTATTAGTTCTTGCGGTGATATGATGTGAATAGTTTTCTGCAGTATATGTTCCTATAAATATATACTCATTCCATGGCATTACATCACCACCTTCTATATGGGCCTCTTCTGGAAGAATAATTACCTTATCCGGAGCTATTTGCGAAATGACGTCACCAATTGCTAAATACTCTTCTTCTCTATCTGGAAGTATATTTGCTTTAAAAAAGAAATCATCAATAACAAAAGCTATATCTCTTGAAAATATCTGATTGCAATCCTTAAGTATTTTCGGCCTAAATATCTGTACATCATACTTATTTAATACTTTTTCAAAAGCATCCATTTCTAATACCATATCAGCTTCAACAGGATAGGTTCCTGCAAGAATATGTTCTAAGGATTTTGGATCGTAAGCTTCTTCTGGTTTTGGAGTAGGCCCACAACTTTTAGCAGTTCCTAAAATAACTGCTAAAAGTTTTGACGTCTCATCCTTAATGTTCAAATCAAGCATAAAATAATATAAAATGAATAATTAGTAATTATTGAGCGTAAAAATAAGAATCTAATAATAAAAAAACTGCCTTTTTGCAAAAAACAAAAAGGCAGTTTAAATTATAATTTGATAAAATATTTATCTTTTTTCTACAGGGATAAAAGATCTTAAGTTTTCACCAACATAAACTTGTCTAGGACGACCAATTGGCTCACCATTTAATCTCATTTCTCTCCATTGAGCGATCCAACCTGGAAGTCTTCCTAATGCAAACATTACTGTAAACATTTCTGTTGGGATGCCTAAAGCTCTGTAAATAATTCCTGAGTAAAAATCTACGTTTGGATATAATTTTCTATCAACAAAATATTGATCTTCTAATGCTTCTTTCTCTAATCCTTGCGCAATAGATAAAATTGGATCTTCAATACCTAAAGCACCTAAAACTTCATCAGCAGATTTCTTGATAATTTTTGCACGAGGATCAAAGTTTTTATATACTCTATGTCCAAAGCCCATTAATCTAAATGAATCTTCTTTATCCTTAGCTTTAGCCATGTACTTTTTAGTATCACCACCATCAGCTTCAATGGCTTCTAACATTTCCAAAACAGCTTGGTTAGCACCACCATGAAGGGGTCCCCATAATGCAGAAATACCAGCAGATAAAGAAGCAAATAAACCTGCATGAGAAGAACCAACTATACGTACCGTAGATGTAGAACAGTTTTGTTCGTGATCTGCATGTAAAATTAGAAGTTTATCTAATGCATCAATTATAGTTTTGTCTTTTTTATATTCTTGGTTCGGTTTCTTGAACATCATTTTATGAATATTCTCTACGTACCCTAAAGAATCATCGCCGTAATCTAAAGGCAAGCCTTTTTTCTTACGTAACGTCCAAGCAACTAATACCGGAAATTTTGCCATGATACGTACAATTGCCCAATACATTTCTTTTTCTGAACTTACATTTACAGAAGTTGGATTAAAAGCAATCAATGCACTTGTTAAAGAAGACAATACACCCATTGGATGAGCCGACTTAGGAAAACCATCTAAGATTTTTTTCATTTCCTCATCTACATGAGATTCAGATTTAATATCTGAATGAAATTTCTCTAGTTCTTCGCTATTAGGAAGTTCTCCAAAAATTAACAAATAAGCAACTTCTAAAAAGTCTGCTTTTTCAGCCAATTCTTCTATTGAATATCCTCGGTAACGCAATATTCCTTTTTCACCATCTAAGAATGTTATAGCACTTTCACAAGAGCCCGTATTTTTATACCCTGGATCAATAGTAATCATTCCAGTTGATGCTCTTAAACTTTTAATATCTATTGCTAATTCATTCTCTGTACCTTTAATTACTGGGAATTCAAATTTATTCCCTTGGTATTCTAATATAGCTTTGTCTGACATGTGTTTTTTTAACTTTTAGTACTCCGTAAATTTAAGAAAAAGACGTGCCATTAACAATTCAAAAAAAATCATTTATTGTATTATTAACAAATGAAGATTTCTTTTGATTATTTTCAATAAATAGCAACAAAAGTCTACTATATCGTTATAGCATAAAGAAATTTATAATACTCATCTACACTTTTCTCCCAAGTAAAGCGTTCTTTTTTTGCACTTAATTTAATTTTATTCCATTGCGGTTTGTCATTTAGAAAAATATCTAAAACCAAATCAAAAGAATCTACCATATTTTTTATCTTATCATCGGTAGTTTTGCCATCAAAAGTAAAGCCTGTTTTTAGATGTTTAACCGTATCTTTTAAACCTCCTGTGTAATGAACTAAACAAGGATGCCCATTTCGCATAGCTAACATTTGACTTATCCCGCAGGGTTCAAAAAGACTAGGCATAAAATATAAATCTGATTCCAAATAAATACTATCTATCAAATCTTCTGATTGCCCATTCGTGAAAATAAAATTTTTATGCTTATAACTTATCTCTCTAAACATCTCCTCGTATTCTGGCGCTCCTGTACCTAATAACATAAAGACACCATTAACTTTTTCTAGCTTATCTAATATGGCTACAAAAGCCTCAGGAGAATGCTTAATGTAATAAAACTTCTGCTCTGTTAACCTTGCTACGCTTGAAACGATAAAGGCGGGTTTTTTCTCTACATAATCCATTATTTTTTCACCAGTATGCGCTAGGAAATCATATTTGTATTGTTTTGATTCCTCTTGTAACCATCCAAATAATGCTCTAATGATATTGCGATACAATCTACCTTTTTCTACAGAGCGAATATTATTATAGTTGGAACCGTTTAGTATACCAAACAATCTTCCTTCCCGGTCTGCATTTTGCAAGTCTATCTCCAAGCTTTCTCCTCCTATAAAATCTGGCGGGTTACTCGGTAATAAAATATCTTCTTTATACGATGGAGAAACCGTATGAACAGCATCTGCAAGACGAACACCTACGGCCATTAAATTAATACAGTCGTGATAACGATAATCTCTTAAGTTATCATAATCAATAGAAATTTCTGGAAAGAAATTATGAATAGATGAATAATTACCTCCAAACGGACGAATACCTTGAATAGCTAAATTATGAATCGTATACACAAAACGTAATTGTTTTAATTTTTCGAATGCTGGATGGTACTTTCTTAAAAATAAAAGCAAACTTGAATGCCAATCATGTAAATGAACAATATCTAAATGACCAAATGCATTCTGATTCACTGCTTCTGCCACAGCGGTACAAAAAATAAAATATTTTACTGCATCATTATAAAAAGGTTCTGTTGGATCATTATGATAAATGTGAGCAATATCACCAGGTTGTATTTCCGGATGATGAATAACATAATGAGATAAATTCTCAAATTCTTTTTTAGGCTGCACTTTATAGAGTTCTGCAGTATACGTTTGATCTCTTAATTGAAAGTTTAAGTTCATAAGAAACTCACCATTCTCATGGAGTCTAGAATACGCAGGAACTACAACATGGGCAGCATCACCTCTCATTGAGATTTGGCGTGGAACATCTCTGACGACATCACCCATTCCCCCAGCTTTACATTTAGGTATAGCATCATTTTCTGCGGCAACAAAAAGAAAGTTATTCATTTAGGAGGGTATTGTATTATAATCTACGTTCAAGATAATTATTTAATTCCTAAAATAATTGATAGAATAAATTTTTCTCAAAAAAAAAGCCTTTCTAAATTAGAAAGGCTTTTAAATAACAGTAAAATTATTGCTTTATCTTGAAAGCTTTCTCCTTTGGATAATAGGCTACGCTGCCTAATTCCTCTTCTATTCTTAATAATTGATTGTATTTAGCCATACGGTCAGATCTTGAAGCAGAACCCGTCTTAATTTGACCAGTATTTAATGCTACTGCTAAATCTGCAATAGTATTATCTTCTGTTTCTCCAGAACGGTGAGACATTACAGAAGTATATCCTGCATTTTTAGCCATATTAACAGCAGAAATAGTTTCTGTTAAGGTACCAATCTGGTTTACTTTAATTAAAATAGAATTAGCGATACCGTTTTCTATTCCTTTAGAAAGACGCTCAACATTAGTTACAAATAAATCATCACCAACTAATTGAACTTTATCACCAATTTTGTCCGTTAAAGATTTCCAACCATCCCAATCGTTTTCATCCATTCCATCTTCAATAGATATAATAGGATATTTAGCCGCTAGATCTGCTAAGTATTGCGCTTGCTCTTCAGAAGTTCTAATTACTCCTTTATCGCCTTCAAATTTTGTATAGTCATATTTACCGTTAACATAGAATTCTGCAGCAGCACAATCTAAAGCAATCATTACATCATCGCCTAATTTGTACCCAGCTTGATCTACTGCTTTAGCGATGGTATCTAAAGCATCTTCAGTACCACCCGCTAAATTAGGAGCAAAACCACCTTCATCACCAACTGCTGTACTTAAACCTCTATCATGTAAAACTTTCTTAAGGTTATGGAAAATTTCAGT
This genomic stretch from Cellulophaga algicola DSM 14237 harbors:
- the ctlX gene encoding citrulline utilization hydrolase CtlX, encoding MQVTNTILMIRPVAFRMNEQTAVNNFFQEDLDLKNVEINKKAQVEFDAFVTVLKEKGVHVIVVDDTLSPDTPDSIFPNNWVSFHKEGIVGLYPMFAENRRNERREDILDILEEEGFEIKDVVDFTSAEEDDFFLEGTGSICLDRLNKKAYCALSDRADEELFIEFCEDFDYFPVIFTANQTVDGKRMPIYHTNVMMALAETFAIICTDTIDDKKERKIVLDHLHNDGKEIIRITEKQMHQFAGNMLQVLGADDKRYLVMSSAAYASLTPDQLKAIAVHCEIIHSSLDTIETCGGGSARCMMAEVFLPKK
- a CDS encoding BCCT family transporter, producing MKLKALFKNSLLIVSVGILLILSLVAFFTTEATYAIISDLSLWVRTYFGYFYLYLGLACVLFLLVIAFSPIGKLKLGKTNSKPEYSLWSWVAMLYSAGMGAGILLRAVQEPIYMQQNPPFSSDLAPEILALEFTFYQWGFTAWAFYGLFAMVIAHTLFVRKKKILISETVSNTLPNKRLLYGIDVLTILTTIFGLIAAIGLGTTQIKGGINHVFKGEFSLGLTIALTTIILIVAAYSAWMGVNKGIKIISKLNILIALSLLLFTFIFSDIQLITTNFLKATYYYIVDFIPMSLAYGSYNPGMDFLSDWTFYYWAFWLAWAPFTGIFIARISKGRTLKQLLLGVLIIPTLGTFFWFSVFGTSAYQLVEVWGSYHNEFGNVFSSIFVFFEHYPMAFVLNLVTLFLLASFLVTSVDSAIFVLSMFTDSGKKNPSKKHRMLWSVIILIATVALLVLGDVKPEIDVLTTVQKLLIITSLPFAFFSIFMAWVFIKDVLKKK
- a CDS encoding glycogen synthase encodes the protein MNNFLFVAAENDAIPKCKAGGMGDVVRDVPRQISMRGDAAHVVVPAYSRLHENGEFLMNLNFQLRDQTYTAELYKVQPKKEFENLSHYVIHHPEIQPGDIAHIYHNDPTEPFYNDAVKYFIFCTAVAEAVNQNAFGHLDIVHLHDWHSSLLLFLRKYHPAFEKLKQLRFVYTIHNLAIQGIRPFGGNYSSIHNFFPEISIDYDNLRDYRYHDCINLMAVGVRLADAVHTVSPSYKEDILLPSNPPDFIGGESLEIDLQNADREGRLFGILNGSNYNNIRSVEKGRLYRNIIRALFGWLQEESKQYKYDFLAHTGEKIMDYVEKKPAFIVSSVARLTEQKFYYIKHSPEAFVAILDKLEKVNGVFMLLGTGAPEYEEMFREISYKHKNFIFTNGQSEDLIDSIYLESDLYFMPSLFEPCGISQMLAMRNGHPCLVHYTGGLKDTVKHLKTGFTFDGKTTDDKIKNMVDSFDLVLDIFLNDKPQWNKIKLSAKKERFTWEKSVDEYYKFLYAITI
- a CDS encoding SDR family oxidoreductase, with protein sequence MKILLTGANGYIGMRLLPQLLELGHEVVCAVRDESRLSIDKETRAQIEVIELDLLKDFSSGKIPLDIDIAYFLIHSMSSSIQDFDKQEAITAHNFNAYMAETNVQQVIYLSGIVNDKELSKHLSSRKNVEDILYQGGFNLTVLRAGIIVGSGSSSFEIIRDLCEKLPFMITPKWVLTKTQPIAIRDVISYLTGVIGHTETYNDSFDIAGPNILTYKEMLHQYATARGFKNWIVTVPIMTPKLSSYWLYFVTSTSYKLAINLVDSMKMEVVAKDQRLQDILHITPFSYREAIDMAFKKIEQNLVVSSWKDSMVSGRFRKNLEKYIQVPKYGVLTDKKSMKIDNPELALQNIWKIGGETGWYYANWLWKTRGFMDKLSGGVGLRRGRTHPDRIYTGDALDFWRVLLADKKNKRLLLFAEMRLPGEAWLEFEIDQNNVLHQTATFRPRGLRGRLYWYSVLPFHFFIFGGMLRGIATKK
- a CDS encoding citrate synthase, with the translated sequence MSDKAILEYQGNKFEFPVIKGTENELAIDIKSLRASTGMITIDPGYKNTGSCESAITFLDGEKGILRYRGYSIEELAEKADFLEVAYLLIFGELPNSEELEKFHSDIKSESHVDEEMKKILDGFPKSAHPMGVLSSLTSALIAFNPTSVNVSSEKEMYWAIVRIMAKFPVLVAWTLRKKKGLPLDYGDDSLGYVENIHKMMFKKPNQEYKKDKTIIDALDKLLILHADHEQNCSTSTVRIVGSSHAGLFASLSAGISALWGPLHGGANQAVLEMLEAIEADGGDTKKYMAKAKDKEDSFRLMGFGHRVYKNFDPRAKIIKKSADEVLGALGIEDPILSIAQGLEKEALEDQYFVDRKLYPNVDFYSGIIYRALGIPTEMFTVMFALGRLPGWIAQWREMRLNGEPIGRPRQVYVGENLRSFIPVEKR
- a CDS encoding dimethylarginine dimethylaminohydrolase family protein; translation: MLDLNIKDETSKLLAVILGTAKSCGPTPKPEEAYDPKSLEHILAGTYPVEADMVLEMDAFEKVLNKYDVQIFRPKILKDCNQIFSRDIAFVIDDFFFKANILPDREEEYLAIGDVISQIAPDKVIILPEEAHIEGGDVMPWNEYIFIGTYTAENYSHHITARTNKIAVEYIKSFFPNKKIKSFELRKSTNARENALHLDCCFQPIGNNKAILHKNGFLVEEEYQWLVAYFGKENVFEITSDEMYTMFSNVFSISQEVVVSEKSFTRLNTWLRVKGFVVEEIPYAEISKQEGLLRCSTMPLIRA
- the eno gene encoding phosphopyruvate hydratase, translating into MSIIISVHARQILDSRGNPTIEVDVFTENGIMGRAAVPSGASTGEHEAVELRDGGKAFMGKGVTKAIANVNTDIAEEIIGMSVFEQNLIDQTMIDLDGTPNKSKLGANAILGVSLAVAKAAAEELGMPLYRYIGGVSANTLPVPMMNIINGGSHSDAPIAFQEFMVMPVKAESFSHAMQMGTEIFHNLKKVLHDRGLSTAVGDEGGFAPNLAGGTEDALDTIAKAVDQAGYKLGDDVMIALDCAAAEFYVNGKYDYTKFEGDKGVIRTSEEQAQYLADLAAKYPIISIEDGMDENDWDGWKSLTDKIGDKVQLVGDDLFVTNVERLSKGIENGIANSILIKVNQIGTLTETISAVNMAKNAGYTSVMSHRSGETEDNTIADLAVALNTGQIKTGSASRSDRMAKYNQLLRIEEELGSVAYYPKEKAFKIKQ